The Vescimonas coprocola genome includes a window with the following:
- a CDS encoding PcfB family protein, which yields MYNSGDAAEQVVRISLEGTEVALKLTGSAAKNIAAMLYAVWKNRDKNKTKGHQRLSAMLKSGKELKVFTVSEEHLKQFALEAKRYGVVYCALRGKERSADGMVDIMVRAEDASKINRIVERFKLATVDTVSIKRDIEQTKADKTAPSAPEQEKPDKAADDRLLDDLMGAPVQKEERASPNPAAAKTEKSRPSAPTSEKQSRTAEGTAKSPEERPSVREELREIRESRQKEAAEPSISEPTPAKEPKKQPATTHKQPSRKKPKKVKER from the coding sequence ATGTACAATTCCGGTGACGCAGCGGAGCAAGTCGTGCGGATCAGCTTGGAGGGTACGGAAGTTGCCCTGAAGCTGACCGGCTCGGCGGCAAAGAATATCGCCGCCATGCTCTACGCTGTCTGGAAAAACCGAGATAAGAACAAGACCAAAGGCCACCAACGGCTCTCTGCCATGCTCAAAAGCGGCAAGGAACTGAAAGTGTTCACCGTCAGCGAGGAGCATCTGAAACAGTTTGCGTTGGAAGCCAAGCGGTACGGCGTTGTCTACTGCGCCCTGCGTGGTAAAGAGCGCTCTGCTGACGGTATGGTAGACATTATGGTGCGTGCCGAGGATGCGTCCAAGATCAACCGCATCGTGGAGCGCTTCAAGCTGGCGACGGTCGATACCGTTTCCATCAAGCGGGACATCGAGCAGACCAAGGCAGACAAAACCGCCCCGTCTGCGCCTGAACAGGAGAAGCCCGACAAGGCGGCGGACGACCGCCTGCTGGATGACCTGATGGGCGCACCCGTTCAAAAGGAGGAACGCGCATCCCCAAACCCTGCGGCGGCAAAGACGGAGAAATCCCGTCCGTCCGCGCCTACCTCCGAGAAGCAAAGCAGAACCGCCGAGGGTACTGCTAAATCTCCCGAAGAACGCCCCTCTGTCCGTGAGGAATTACGGGAAATCCGGGAGAGCAGGCAGAAAGAGGCGGCAGAGCCGAGCATTTCCGAACCCACCCCGGCGAAAGAGCCGAAAAAGCAGCCGGCCACTACCCACAAGCAGCCCTCCCGAAAGAAACCGAAA
- a CDS encoding relaxase/mobilization nuclease domain-containing protein yields MATTSIWRVKGWLGKVVIYAENPEKTANPKFYADRGLTGQGGQQLTDVIRYAVNSEKTQETGSEDDAPLHRFVSGINCSPATARDEMLAVKKRFGKEDGTVAYHGYQSFAPGEATPELAHEIGVKLATRLWGDRYQVIIATHLDKENHLHNHFVVNTVSFADGIKYHRTKRDYHEMQTVSDELCREYGLSVIEHPQQGQGKQYGEWRAEQEQRPTWRGLIRTDIDEAIRQAMTERQFFDALRKKGYTVKVGKDISVRPPGKERFVRLMRNFGEDYALDNIRKRILSQGRPERRTSEQKPEILRVRLIGSLKTARKLAGFRALYVHYCYLLGIFPKNRPQQSRKRMHFLLREDLLKLDAITAETRLLIGHRIDTAEQLFCYRDEVSGKSEVLTEKRKQIYKAKRTAAVKSDPEKAAEVKTQIAALSKELAALRKEVVLCNSIAERSGVIQEKIKAVREDEHIKGKEKTNHVQFR; encoded by the coding sequence ATGGCGACAACTTCAATCTGGCGTGTGAAAGGCTGGCTCGGCAAGGTGGTGATCTATGCGGAGAACCCCGAAAAGACGGCAAACCCGAAATTCTACGCCGACCGGGGACTGACCGGACAGGGCGGGCAGCAGCTTACCGATGTGATCCGCTACGCCGTCAATTCGGAAAAAACGCAGGAAACAGGCAGTGAGGACGACGCACCGCTCCACCGCTTCGTGTCGGGCATCAACTGCTCTCCCGCCACCGCCCGTGACGAAATGCTGGCGGTGAAGAAACGGTTCGGCAAGGAGGACGGCACGGTGGCCTATCACGGCTATCAGTCCTTTGCCCCCGGAGAGGCCACGCCGGAGCTGGCGCATGAGATCGGCGTAAAGCTGGCGACCCGGCTTTGGGGCGACCGCTATCAGGTGATCATCGCCACCCACCTTGACAAAGAAAATCATCTGCACAATCACTTTGTCGTCAACACCGTATCCTTTGCGGACGGCATCAAGTACCACCGCACCAAGAGGGACTATCACGAGATGCAGACGGTTTCCGACGAGCTTTGCCGGGAATACGGACTGTCGGTGATCGAGCATCCGCAGCAAGGTCAAGGCAAGCAATACGGCGAATGGCGTGCCGAGCAGGAACAGCGCCCCACTTGGCGTGGGCTGATCCGCACCGACATTGACGAGGCGATACGGCAGGCCATGACCGAGCGGCAGTTTTTTGATGCCTTGCGGAAAAAGGGCTATACGGTAAAAGTCGGCAAGGATATTTCAGTCAGGCCGCCGGGAAAGGAACGGTTCGTGCGCCTGATGCGCAATTTCGGTGAGGACTACGCTCTGGATAACATTCGCAAGCGCATTTTATCCCAAGGCCGCCCCGAACGAAGAACATCGGAGCAAAAGCCGGAGATCCTGCGGGTCAGGCTGATCGGCAGCTTGAAAACTGCCCGAAAACTGGCCGGCTTTCGGGCGCTGTATGTTCACTACTGCTATCTGCTGGGCATCTTCCCGAAGAACCGTCCGCAGCAAAGCAGAAAACGGATGCACTTTCTCTTGCGGGAGGATCTGTTGAAACTGGACGCCATCACCGCCGAAACAAGGCTGCTCATCGGGCATCGGATCGATACCGCCGAGCAGCTTTTTTGCTACCGTGACGAAGTGAGCGGGAAAAGCGAAGTTCTGACCGAGAAGCGCAAGCAGATCTATAAAGCAAAGCGGACGGCTGCGGTGAAGTCCGATCCTGAAAAGGCAGCGGAGGTCAAGACGCAGATCGCCGCACTTTCTAAAGAGCTTGCCGCACTGCGGAAGGAGGTGGTTTTATGTAACAGCATTGCCGAGCGTTCCGGCGTGATCCAAGAGAAAATCAAAGCTGTCCGTGAGGACGAGCACATCAAAGGAAAGGAGAAAACCAACCATGTACAATTCCGGTGA
- a CDS encoding MobC family plasmid mobilization relaxosome protein: MRKRNVHIQFWLDKKEAEVFQKKVKRSGLSREAYLRHLVNGLEPQDAPPPDYYAMMRELHGIGNNLNQIAVKAHTLNVLDVQRYDEACRKIDTAVKKITEAVILPRPME, encoded by the coding sequence ATGAGGAAACGCAATGTTCACATTCAATTCTGGCTCGATAAAAAGGAAGCCGAGGTGTTTCAAAAGAAAGTGAAGCGCAGCGGTCTTTCCCGTGAGGCGTATTTGCGGCACTTGGTAAATGGGCTTGAACCGCAGGACGCCCCGCCGCCCGATTACTACGCCATGATGAGGGAGCTCCACGGGATCGGCAACAACCTGAATCAGATTGCCGTCAAAGCGCACACCCTGAATGTTCTCGATGTGCAGAGGTACGACGAAGCCTGCCGCAAGATTGATACGGCTGTCAAGAAAATCACCGAGGCGGTCATTTTGCCCCGCCCGATGGAATAG
- the dcm gene encoding DNA (cytosine-5-)-methyltransferase — translation MNEPMTFLDFFSGVGGFRKGFELCGMVCKGHCEIDKFADRSYRAIHDVKEDEWYGEDITKTEPADLPRVNLWAGGFPCQDISVSGRQRGLAGKRSSLFFEIIRLLKGTPAEDRPEWLVLENVKNLLSVNRGWDFATVLHSLAEIGYHIEYGLLNSRFHGVPQNRERIYLVAYRHFRAEGGRKVFPVTAGDGKALIQLIGGTQGKRVYDPTGISCTLMSEGGGFAGRTGMYFIDLCKGNPKLTENARCIKARYDSGIGNRSADNSGVLCMGADCPDRTEETALIQLKRDEAKIWEQDYTKCLIADYNKIGVSNRGESSGVFYGCRAVLTPGRENKRQNGRRFKECGEPAFCLNTQDKHGVYLCACDSCEHALPVKQAANFNKDKSENRTEIPLGCGRIRKLTPRECWRLQGFSDDMFDKAAAVNSDAQLYKQAGNGVTIPVVYAVGKRIVEIQNELNKEAMKI, via the coding sequence GTGAACGAACCCATGACCTTTTTGGACTTTTTCAGCGGTGTCGGCGGTTTCCGTAAGGGCTTTGAGCTTTGCGGTATGGTCTGCAAAGGCCACTGCGAGATCGACAAATTCGCAGACCGCAGCTACCGCGCGATCCACGATGTAAAGGAGGATGAATGGTATGGCGAGGACATCACCAAAACCGAGCCCGCCGACTTGCCGAGAGTCAACCTCTGGGCAGGCGGATTCCCGTGTCAGGACATTTCTGTATCTGGCCGGCAACGAGGGCTTGCAGGCAAGCGAAGCTCTCTCTTTTTTGAAATCATTAGACTCCTCAAAGGCACGCCTGCCGAAGATCGACCCGAATGGCTTGTCCTTGAAAATGTTAAAAATTTGCTCTCCGTTAATCGAGGATGGGACTTTGCGACCGTTCTCCATTCGTTGGCCGAAATCGGCTATCATATCGAATACGGACTGCTTAATTCACGCTTCCACGGCGTTCCGCAAAACCGGGAACGCATCTACCTTGTCGCTTATCGACATTTTAGAGCCGAGGGTGGACGAAAAGTATTTCCTGTCACCGCAGGCGACGGCAAGGCTCTTATACAGTTGATCGGCGGCACGCAGGGCAAGCGTGTTTACGACCCCACGGGTATAAGCTGTACGCTGATGAGCGAAGGCGGCGGCTTTGCTGGCAGGACGGGAATGTATTTTATCGACCTGTGCAAAGGCAATCCGAAGCTGACGGAAAACGCCCGCTGTATCAAAGCAAGATATGACAGCGGAATCGGAAACCGCAGCGCCGATAATTCGGGCGTGCTCTGTATGGGCGCAGATTGTCCCGACCGTACCGAGGAAACGGCGCTGATTCAGCTAAAACGGGACGAGGCGAAAATTTGGGAACAGGATTACACCAAATGCCTGATTGCAGACTACAACAAAATCGGGGTAAGCAACCGGGGCGAAAGCTCCGGCGTTTTTTATGGCTGCCGCGCTGTGCTGACCCCCGGCCGTGAGAATAAGAGGCAGAACGGCCGCCGTTTCAAGGAGTGCGGAGAACCCGCCTTTTGCCTGAATACGCAGGACAAACACGGCGTTTATCTCTGTGCCTGCGATTCCTGCGAACACGCTTTACCCGTTAAACAGGCGGCGAACTTTAATAAAGACAAATCCGAAAACAGGACTGAAATTCCGCTTGGCTGCGGACGAATCCGCAAGCTGACGCCCCGTGAGTGCTGGAGGCTGCAAGGCTTTTCCGATGATATGTTTGATAAAGCGGCTGCCGTCAATTCCGACGCCCAGCTTTACAAGCAGGCAGGAAACGGCGTGACGATTCCCGTTGTGTATGCGGTAGGCAAGCGTATTGTTGAAATTCAAAACGAACTGAATAAGGAGGCGATGAAGATATGA
- a CDS encoding DUF3846 domain-containing protein: MNEKIKVILLEPGKLARAAEINASLAGMQKTVGGLIEPYYPFEEQVCIVCNEESKINGMRPNRSVKNDDGAMVDFIFGPAFICDCRGENLDSLSDEQIDRYGKMFRYPEHLARVNGTLLGIPYRPQPEQER; the protein is encoded by the coding sequence ATGAACGAGAAAATCAAAGTAATTCTGCTGGAACCGGGCAAGCTCGCCCGTGCTGCCGAGATCAATGCATCCCTTGCTGGGATGCAGAAAACGGTGGGTGGTCTGATCGAACCATATTATCCCTTTGAGGAACAGGTCTGTATCGTCTGCAATGAGGAAAGCAAGATCAACGGAATGCGACCGAACCGCAGTGTGAAGAACGACGACGGCGCGATGGTGGATTTCATCTTCGGCCCCGCCTTTATCTGCGATTGCCGCGGCGAAAATCTGGACAGCCTTTCCGACGAGCAGATCGACCGCTACGGCAAGATGTTTCGCTATCCCGAACACCTTGCAAGGGTGAACGGCACACTGCTCGGCATCCCGTACCGCCCGCAGCCGGAGCAAGAACGCTGA
- a CDS encoding DUF3991 and TOPRIM domain-containing protein, protein MPYIPPEVVAQAREMDLLTYLRTYEPQELVHFGGGTYCTREHDSLKISNGKWCWFSRGIGGYSALDYLIKVKEMPFTQAVETIMGKLSATPPAFSPAPKVPKEKVLLLPQANRSATHAVEYLHHRGIDYELINFCIKTGRLYESYPYHNVVFVGMDADGKPRYANQRGIGSDFIGDANGSDKHYSFGIPAAATSDTLHLFESAVDLLSYGTLQKLDDKGWRSENLLSLAGVYKPRAKIEESSLPAALVRYLAEHPHIRHVVLRLDNDATGRIAAETIKTLLPRKYAVTVDIQPPPQGKDYNDCLCMRLGLPITKRRERSKER, encoded by the coding sequence ATGCCATATATCCCGCCGGAGGTGGTGGCGCAGGCCCGTGAGATGGATCTGCTGACCTATCTGCGGACTTATGAGCCGCAGGAGTTGGTGCATTTCGGAGGCGGCACCTACTGCACCCGTGAGCACGACAGCTTAAAAATCTCTAACGGCAAATGGTGCTGGTTTTCCCGTGGAATCGGCGGCTATTCTGCGCTGGACTATCTCATTAAGGTTAAAGAGATGCCTTTTACGCAGGCAGTCGAAACCATTATGGGGAAACTGTCAGCGACGCCGCCCGCCTTTTCCCCGGCTCCGAAAGTACCGAAAGAAAAGGTGTTGCTTTTGCCGCAGGCCAACCGCAGCGCCACTCATGCCGTCGAATACCTGCACCACAGAGGGATCGACTATGAGTTGATCAATTTCTGCATTAAGACCGGCCGCCTTTATGAAAGCTACCCCTATCACAATGTAGTGTTCGTCGGTATGGATGCAGACGGAAAACCCCGCTATGCAAACCAGCGAGGGATCGGCTCGGACTTTATCGGGGATGCCAACGGCAGCGACAAGCACTATTCCTTTGGGATTCCTGCGGCGGCCACAAGCGATACGCTCCACCTTTTTGAGTCGGCGGTGGATCTACTGTCCTACGGGACGCTGCAAAAGCTGGACGACAAGGGCTGGCGCAGTGAAAACCTGCTCTCCCTCGCCGGGGTCTACAAGCCAAGGGCGAAAATCGAGGAAAGCAGTCTGCCCGCCGCATTGGTGCGGTATCTTGCCGAGCATCCCCATATCCGTCATGTGGTGCTGCGGCTTGACAACGACGCCACGGGACGAATCGCCGCAGAAACCATCAAGACCCTGCTGCCGAGGAAGTATGCGGTCACGGTGGACATCCAGCCGCCCCCGCAGGGCAAGGATTACAACGACTGCCTTTGTATGCGGCTGGGGTTGCCCATCACCAAGCGCAGAGAAAGGAGCAAAGAACGATAA
- a CDS encoding Pycsar system effector family protein — protein sequence MESKRTHDELKEILDRNTAWIENCDSKTSIILGSFGVIAGIFLATDYVSKFKSILCHMASRVSFWTVVYIIFCILSISLILTGCVCWLTVLFARVNPDKFYNRGIKSDSLIFFSSIAKHKSLSSYKRDLEKCGTKQMDEDLISQIYICSIICDKKFKYYKLGLFLASIGSILFAVLILIGLLII from the coding sequence GTGGAGAGCAAAAGGACGCACGATGAGTTGAAAGAAATTCTTGATAGGAATACGGCATGGATAGAAAACTGTGATTCTAAAACATCTATCATTTTGGGGAGCTTTGGTGTTATAGCGGGAATTTTTCTTGCCACCGACTATGTTTCAAAATTTAAGAGCATATTATGCCATATGGCAAGCCGTGTCAGTTTTTGGACGGTCGTATATATCATTTTCTGCATTTTGTCAATAAGTCTTATACTTACTGGTTGTGTATGTTGGCTTACTGTGTTATTCGCAAGAGTAAATCCTGATAAGTTCTATAATAGAGGCATTAAATCAGATTCACTTATCTTCTTTTCATCAATTGCAAAACACAAATCATTATCATCATATAAGCGGGATTTAGAGAAATGCGGAACAAAACAGATGGACGAAGATTTAATATCTCAAATATATATCTGCTCGATAATTTGCGATAAAAAATTCAAATACTACAAGTTGGGATTGTTTCTTGCTTCAATAGGTTCGATCTTATTTGCAGTATTAATTTTAATTGGTTTATTGATTATATGA
- a CDS encoding adenylate/guanylate cyclase domain-containing protein, whose amino-acid sequence MSESFIPASEFETASNAVSNILGQPVEEIKITDILPPLNDIADSNKVFKGKLSVLFVDMRKSTDLTDELKSKKMVKVYRSFIRIVIQAIRYSGGYTRQFAGDGIMGIFQNSNVDGQNISSSCKAIKAARYIHTLIDFCLNPALKKSMDICIGCGVGICTGTIMITKVGMRGKESNKTAENETGIVWVGSTTNYANRYCSLAHPCEIFIDENTYSEIEDSEIWTKTSRTKGNKVFEGYAVSEHYLSLPEEITAEAVKADTENDSEASFIQNIFAETQEKALLLVDEISKKSAELAIALEEAKKREGQAIARDNESRKENIRLQQWQNKLNSKQADVDRQEQKNKEQAYSIHKSIFSETFCKSDLIKEFGKDHWLEFIGKMYELGKEIGKSQLEVKIDLDCYLIGIYRCFGMYEEAYEILCVQAEHSSWLNQYILEDVVKQSGHWFKLKGILEKRVYEGKDYRECLDKLKSMGY is encoded by the coding sequence ATGAGCGAATCATTTATTCCTGCATCGGAATTTGAAACAGCAAGTAACGCCGTCAGTAATATTTTAGGACAGCCTGTTGAGGAAATAAAAATTACTGACATATTGCCACCGCTTAATGATATAGCTGATTCGAACAAAGTATTTAAGGGAAAACTTTCGGTTCTGTTTGTAGATATGAGGAAATCCACCGATTTGACAGATGAATTGAAATCTAAAAAAATGGTGAAAGTTTATCGCTCATTTATTCGTATCGTTATCCAAGCAATTCGGTATTCGGGCGGATATACACGACAATTTGCCGGTGACGGAATTATGGGCATCTTTCAGAATAGCAATGTGGACGGCCAAAATATTTCTTCATCTTGTAAAGCAATAAAAGCGGCACGATATATCCATACTCTGATTGATTTCTGCTTAAACCCCGCTCTAAAAAAATCTATGGATATTTGTATTGGCTGTGGAGTTGGTATTTGTACAGGGACAATTATGATTACAAAGGTCGGAATGCGCGGAAAAGAGAGTAATAAAACGGCCGAAAATGAAACGGGTATCGTTTGGGTCGGCTCAACAACAAATTACGCCAATCGGTATTGTAGTTTGGCTCACCCTTGCGAAATATTCATAGATGAAAACACATATTCAGAAATTGAAGATTCAGAAATATGGACTAAAACAAGCCGAACAAAGGGTAATAAAGTTTTTGAAGGATATGCAGTCAGCGAACATTACCTGTCACTGCCAGAAGAAATCACAGCAGAAGCAGTTAAGGCAGATACAGAGAATGATTCTGAGGCTTCGTTCATACAAAACATTTTCGCTGAAACGCAGGAAAAGGCTCTTTTGCTTGTTGATGAAATCAGCAAAAAATCCGCAGAGTTAGCGATTGCATTAGAGGAAGCCAAAAAACGAGAAGGTCAAGCAATCGCTCGTGATAATGAGTCGCGTAAGGAAAATATTAGGCTTCAACAATGGCAAAACAAATTAAATTCCAAACAAGCAGATGTTGACCGTCAGGAACAAAAGAATAAAGAGCAGGCTTATTCTATACATAAAAGCATTTTTTCAGAAACATTTTGCAAAAGTGACCTTATAAAGGAATTCGGAAAAGATCATTGGCTTGAATTTATCGGCAAAATGTATGAATTAGGAAAAGAAATTGGCAAGTCACAGCTTGAAGTTAAAATCGATTTAGATTGTTATCTTATAGGAATATATCGTTGCTTCGGCATGTATGAAGAAGCATATGAAATTTTATGTGTTCAAGCTGAACACTCAAGTTGGTTAAACCAATATATCCTTGAGGATGTTGTAAAACAGTCTGGACACTGGTTTAAATTAAAAGGTATTCTTGAAAAACGAGTTTACGAGGGTAAAGATTACCGAGAATGTTTAGATAAATTAAAATCAATGGGATATTAG
- a CDS encoding AlbA family DNA-binding domain-containing protein — protein sequence MDVLSFETEVRQLIGLQQEGEYWDFKKEWHQNKADLLHDIICMANNVSNQDGLIIIGVDEENDYSICDVINDPNRRKTQDIVSFLREKKFAGGIRPTAYVQPVTLWKKTIDIIVIRNDRNTPYYLTEQYQGVFANNIYARIMDTNTPKNASADINIIEKLWKKRFGIDATALDRALLFLQKPYDWVDSNDGKKFYKYAPEFTLEDIQAEDGRDGYEFYLFNQCDSRPRWYDINIYHHQTLLYSLGGVALDGGRCFTSTPRTDGLSLYKDSYHHWDVSYKYFIKDSIEYTIHQFYITDNMDEELTARQRFLECVLIFETEFERTKFNAFVIGNYERYNIDAFSDRLPHFPDLEGYNMDAFKKDYLQSQLLQQMLKDFRS from the coding sequence ATGGATGTATTATCTTTTGAGACCGAGGTAAGACAACTGATAGGATTGCAGCAAGAAGGGGAATATTGGGATTTCAAAAAAGAGTGGCATCAAAATAAGGCAGATTTACTACACGATATTATATGTATGGCGAATAATGTTTCTAATCAAGACGGGCTTATTATTATTGGCGTTGATGAAGAAAATGATTATTCTATTTGTGATGTCATAAACGACCCAAACAGAAGAAAAACACAAGATATTGTTTCATTTTTGCGAGAGAAAAAATTTGCTGGAGGTATCCGTCCAACAGCATATGTCCAACCAGTCACTTTGTGGAAAAAGACAATTGATATTATTGTTATTCGTAATGATCGCAATACCCCTTACTATTTAACAGAACAATACCAAGGTGTATTTGCTAATAATATTTACGCTCGGATAATGGATACAAATACTCCGAAAAATGCATCAGCAGATATAAATATCATAGAGAAACTATGGAAAAAACGGTTCGGAATTGATGCGACAGCTCTGGATCGCGCCTTGCTTTTTTTGCAAAAGCCTTACGATTGGGTGGATTCTAATGACGGCAAAAAGTTTTATAAGTATGCTCCTGAATTTACACTCGAAGATATTCAAGCTGAGGATGGTAGAGATGGTTATGAATTTTATCTGTTCAATCAGTGTGATTCTCGTCCTCGGTGGTATGACATAAATATTTACCATCATCAGACTTTATTATATTCTTTGGGTGGCGTGGCTTTGGACGGCGGTAGATGTTTCACTTCGACCCCTCGGACAGACGGACTTTCCCTATATAAGGACAGTTATCATCACTGGGATGTTTCATACAAGTATTTTATAAAAGATTCTATAGAATACACTATTCACCAGTTTTATATTACAGATAATATGGACGAGGAATTAACTGCTCGGCAAAGATTTTTGGAATGCGTACTTATTTTTGAAACTGAATTTGAAAGGACAAAATTCAATGCTTTTGTCATAGGCAATTATGAAAGATACAATATTGACGCATTTAGTGATCGCCTACCCCATTTCCCTGATTTAGAGGGTTATAATATGGACGCATTCAAAAAAGACTACTTACAATCTCAGCTTTTGCAGCAAATGTTAAAGGATTTCAGAAGCTAA
- a CDS encoding Fic family protein: protein MRKFDYSFLNNGLLPANLVNLTSNIAALKTMAGVRKDEYTQIFTELEAVAKVQSIKSSNAIEGIVTSDERIAAIVNQNSAPLNHNEAEIAGYRDALNEIHLGYEHIDFRQSDILRLHEMMMSFAGYEYGGQYKMDDNVILEIDADGNRRVRFRPTPASETPKAMEQLELAYLDARSDANINQLLLIPCVILDFLCIHPFRDGNGRMSRLLSLLLLYKNGFDAGKYVSFEEQINNYKAYYYEALRQSSAGWETNENSYFPFIENFLSTLYMCYKELDKRFAVVHGKKITKKARVEATVLNSLTPLSKAEICKILPDVSPTTVEAVLGAMVKTGSVKRIGAGRTTRYIKA, encoded by the coding sequence ATGAGAAAATTCGATTACTCCTTTTTGAATAACGGTTTGCTGCCTGCAAACCTTGTGAACCTCACTTCCAATATTGCGGCGCTCAAAACCATGGCAGGCGTGCGCAAGGACGAATACACGCAGATTTTTACGGAGCTGGAAGCTGTCGCAAAGGTGCAGTCCATCAAAAGTTCTAACGCCATTGAGGGCATTGTGACCAGCGACGAGCGTATCGCCGCCATTGTCAATCAGAACAGCGCCCCGCTGAACCACAACGAGGCGGAGATTGCCGGATACAGAGATGCACTGAACGAGATCCACTTGGGATACGAACATATTGACTTCCGGCAGAGCGATATTCTGCGGCTGCACGAAATGATGATGAGCTTTGCAGGCTATGAGTACGGCGGACAGTACAAAATGGACGATAATGTGATTCTGGAAATTGACGCAGACGGAAACCGCCGTGTCCGCTTCCGCCCTACGCCTGCAAGCGAAACCCCGAAAGCAATGGAGCAGTTGGAGCTTGCCTATCTGGACGCCCGAAGCGATGCGAATATCAACCAACTTCTTTTGATCCCCTGTGTGATACTGGACTTTCTCTGCATCCACCCGTTCCGGGACGGCAACGGCAGAATGTCTCGCCTGCTTTCCCTGCTGCTGTTATACAAAAATGGATTTGACGCCGGTAAATATGTGTCCTTTGAGGAGCAGATCAACAATTACAAGGCGTATTATTACGAAGCCCTGCGGCAGTCCTCGGCAGGATGGGAAACGAATGAGAACTCCTATTTCCCCTTTATCGAGAATTTCCTGTCCACCCTTTATATGTGTTATAAGGAGTTGGACAAGCGGTTTGCGGTGGTACACGGCAAGAAGATCACGAAGAAGGCCCGTGTGGAGGCAACAGTCCTGAATAGCCTGACGCCGCTATCCAAAGCCGAGATTTGCAAAATCCTACCCGATGTCAGCCCCACAACCGTCGAAGCCGTCCTCGGCGCAATGGTCAAGACCGGCTCCGTAAAGCGGATCGGTGCAGGACGAACGACACGGTATATTAAGGCATAA
- a CDS encoding DUF6664 family protein, with product MSDSYFDLPSRIEDAFAEIDSDIVMDLLNTDEDYAALSDRMDKLKTQYPVIDKMNEDSGEIRMTAEEHRAYVDYLNLARQMEDMERQHIYFCGHTDAVAYLKKIKAI from the coding sequence ATGAGCGACAGCTATTTTGACCTGCCATCCCGCATCGAGGATGCCTTTGCGGAGATCGACAGTGATATTGTGATGGATTTGCTGAATACCGACGAGGACTACGCCGCGCTTTCCGACCGTATGGACAAGCTGAAAACACAGTACCCCGTCATCGACAAAATGAATGAGGACAGCGGCGAGATCCGCATGACCGCAGAGGAGCATCGGGCGTATGTGGACTATCTGAACCTTGCCCGCCAAATGGAGGACATGGAGCGGCAGCACATTTACTTCTGCGGACATACCGATGCCGTGGCCTACCTCAAAAAAATCAAAGCGATCTGA
- a CDS encoding antirestriction protein ArdA, protein MMNIADTRDCAFEAFVTNLGKYNEGCLVGEWVKFPVTNEEMQVVFRRIGIGRRYEEWFITDYDCPDTAIGKVLGEYESLSELNYLAGQIMEMRESSEFWQAVLDLGENTGSVQELINLTENLDCFDYLSGVRNDYDLGYYWIEESGCYDTSSLGALANYIDYESFGRDIRYEEGGVFGDNGYVRSNGGRFVDIYDGDIENIPDEYRVSSPALPVRSAVTRQTEQPER, encoded by the coding sequence ATGATGAATATAGCAGATACAAGGGACTGTGCCTTTGAAGCCTTTGTTACCAACCTCGGCAAATACAACGAGGGCTGTTTGGTGGGCGAATGGGTCAAGTTCCCCGTGACAAATGAAGAAATGCAGGTGGTTTTCCGGCGCATCGGCATCGGCCGCCGCTATGAAGAATGGTTCATCACCGATTACGACTGCCCGGACACGGCCATCGGCAAGGTGCTGGGCGAATACGAAAGCCTGAGCGAGCTGAATTATCTTGCCGGGCAGATCATGGAGATGCGGGAGAGCAGCGAGTTCTGGCAGGCGGTTTTGGACTTGGGCGAGAACACCGGCAGTGTGCAGGAGCTGATCAACCTGACCGAGAACCTGGACTGCTTTGATTACCTGTCCGGCGTGCGGAATGACTACGATCTCGGCTATTACTGGATCGAGGAAAGCGGCTGCTATGACACAAGCAGCCTCGGCGCACTGGCAAACTATATCGACTATGAGAGCTTCGGACGGGATATTCGGTATGAAGAAGGCGGCGTGTTCGGAGATAACGGATATGTGCGGTCAAACGGCGGCCGCTTCGTGGACATCTACGACGGCGACATCGAAAACATCCCAGACGAATACCGGGTCAGTTCACCCGCTCTTCCTGTCCGCTCCGCAGTCACACGGCAGACGGAACAGCCCGAACGATAA